In Vicia villosa cultivar HV-30 ecotype Madison, WI unplaced genomic scaffold, Vvil1.0 ctg.002373F_1_1, whole genome shotgun sequence, the following proteins share a genomic window:
- the LOC131638688 gene encoding F-box/kelch-repeat protein At3g23880-like — protein MSLLPPSHSPVFLPDELIAEVLSWIAVKPLLRLRCVSKSWKSLISDPTFVKLHLHRSSQNSDSKFVYTHDVYNTGHRSVSFTITSLFENPLINFPNDTYDLNDKDFHHVVGSCNGLLCLFGSSRVNGNIEKWFRFWNPATWAISPRLGSFCDDDPGIPFNFTFGCDKSNNTYKVVAFKSTKVRVFSLQDNTWRNIQNPPEVSYCSMKAVYLSGTVNWLTV, from the coding sequence ATGAGTCTCCTCCCTCCATCTCACTCGCCAGTATTCCTCCCGGATGAACTGATTGCCGAAGTGCTATCATGGATTGCCGTAAAGCCACTGCTGCGACTGAGGTGTGTCTCAAAGTCATGGAAGTCTCTCATCTCCGATCCCACCTTCGTCAAATTACACCTTCATCGATCTTCACAAAATTCAGATTCCAAGTTTGTATATACTCATGATGTATATAACACAGGTCACAGATCCGTATCCTTTACCATAACTAGTTTATTCGAAAACCCTCTGATCAACTTTCCCAATGATACTTACGATTTGAATGACAAGGACTTCCACCATGTTGTTGGTTCCTGCAAtggattgttatgtttgtttggCTCTTCACGCGTCAATGGGAATATTGAGAAGTGGTTTCGCTTCTGGAACCCAGCCACATGGGCAATATCACCTAGATTAGGTTCTTTTTGTGATGACGATCCTGGCATCCCTTTTAATTTTACTTTTGGTTGTGATAAATCAAACAACACATATAAGGTGGTGGCCTTTAAGAGCACAAAGGTAAGAGTTTTCAGCTTGCAAGATAATACTTGGAGAAATATTCAAAATCCTCCAGAGGTTAGTTACTGCTCGATGAAGGCCGTGTATCTGAGTGGTACTGTTAATTGGTTGACAGTTTGA